Proteins found in one Abyssibius alkaniclasticus genomic segment:
- a CDS encoding metal-sensing transcriptional repressor, which yields MEAIERALEAEASCAEILNLAASVRGATNGLVVELLEDHLNNHVVRAEDDALRKAGADDMIEVMKRHLK from the coding sequence ATGGAAGCCATCGAACGCGCGCTGGAGGCCGAAGCCTCCTGTGCCGAAATCCTGAACCTCGCCGCCTCGGTTCGCGGGGCGACGAACGGCCTTGTCGTTGAACTGCTGGAAGATCACCTGAACAACCATGTCGTCCGCGCTGAAGACGACGCCCTGCGCAAGGCCGGGGCGGATGACATGATCGAAGTCATGAAAAGGCACTTGAAATGA
- a CDS encoding ROK family transcriptional regulator, whose protein sequence is MPDMRFAPPPSLRIADRSGGMNQMTVRSFNERLIMSLLLQNEGMTRLAIGQASGLSAQTISVIVRALERDGFVSPGVAVRGRVGPPTVPVRLNPEGAFSIGVNIETCNLDVVLIDFVGEIKFRNSVKYTHPDCQEIARLVLELIDSAISTLSPDKRARVAGVGLTLPVDIDDRIASGNKDSLANFDFESLIRDATGLDVYIQDNITAAASAESMFGAARGLNDYLFCFAGPQISTRLILGNRIYAGEPPNALDDNALALLDRLLDIRAADPALEAPGAIELTEEFDELRQIVITLSKFVSIKTVILGGLLPQAFGRDISQKIQRQLEDHYGTDHAPSLKFSLLGPWLLAMGAACLTFHSRFMAENTI, encoded by the coding sequence ATGCCCGACATGAGATTTGCCCCGCCGCCCAGCCTTCGCATTGCTGATCGCAGCGGCGGCATGAACCAGATGACCGTCCGCAGCTTCAACGAACGGCTCATCATGTCGTTACTGCTGCAAAATGAAGGTATGACACGGCTGGCAATTGGCCAGGCAAGCGGCCTTTCGGCGCAAACAATCTCTGTCATCGTCCGCGCATTGGAGCGCGATGGATTTGTTTCTCCCGGTGTTGCGGTTCGTGGTCGGGTGGGGCCGCCAACTGTCCCGGTTCGCCTGAACCCTGAAGGGGCGTTTTCCATCGGCGTCAACATCGAAACCTGCAATCTGGATGTCGTTCTGATTGACTTTGTAGGTGAAATAAAATTCCGCAATTCGGTCAAATATACCCATCCGGATTGTCAGGAAATCGCCCGACTGGTTTTGGAGCTGATCGACAGCGCCATATCAACACTTTCGCCTGACAAGCGCGCGCGCGTCGCGGGCGTCGGGCTGACATTACCCGTTGATATCGATGATCGAATCGCCTCGGGAAACAAGGACTCGCTCGCGAATTTCGATTTCGAGTCACTGATACGGGATGCGACGGGGCTTGATGTATATATCCAGGACAATATTACCGCGGCGGCCAGTGCTGAAAGCATGTTTGGTGCCGCAAGGGGGTTAAATGACTATCTCTTTTGCTTTGCCGGCCCCCAAATTTCAACTCGGCTAATTCTTGGAAACAGGATTTATGCAGGTGAACCCCCAAATGCGTTGGATGACAACGCTCTGGCCTTGCTGGACAGGCTGCTCGACATTCGCGCAGCCGACCCTGCCCTTGAAGCGCCCGGGGCGATCGAGCTGACAGAAGAATTCGATGAGTTACGCCAAATCGTCATCACCCTGTCGAAATTCGTTTCGATAAAAACCGTAATTCTCGGGGGCTTGCTGCCGCAAGCCTTTGGGCGGGACATATCTCAAAAGATACAAAGACAACTCGAAGACCACTACGGCACGGACCACGCACCAAGCCTCAAATTCAGTTTGCTCGGCCCTTGGTTGCTTGCAATGGGTGCAGCATGTCTAACCTTTCATTCACGCTTCATGGCTGAAAATACTATTTGA
- the nusG gene encoding transcription termination/antitermination protein NusG, with amino-acid sequence MTFHERGTSWFLAQLKPNCAKIADKNLKRQGFKTFMPLEEETRQRNGKFVTAMRPLFPGYIFVAFDAACGFWRAVNSTYGITRLVSLGKEPTAVPRDLVSQLMLRCDAKGKFLPPKLLKPGDQVTLTKGPFANFVAEVENIAPNRRVWVLMEVMGAQTRVAVGADQLRAV; translated from the coding sequence ATGACATTTCATGAACGTGGAACAAGCTGGTTTCTGGCGCAGTTGAAGCCGAACTGCGCTAAAATCGCAGATAAGAACCTCAAGCGCCAGGGCTTCAAAACCTTCATGCCGCTGGAGGAAGAAACGCGCCAGCGGAACGGCAAGTTTGTTACTGCCATGCGGCCACTGTTTCCCGGCTACATTTTCGTGGCTTTTGACGCTGCCTGCGGGTTTTGGCGCGCCGTAAATTCGACCTATGGCATCACGCGGCTGGTGAGCCTTGGCAAGGAGCCTACGGCGGTTCCACGGGATCTTGTCTCACAGTTGATGCTGAGGTGTGACGCGAAGGGCAAATTTCTGCCGCCGAAGCTTCTTAAACCCGGTGATCAGGTGACCCTGACCAAGGGGCCCTTTGCCAATTTTGTGGCCGAGGTCGAAAATATTGCACCCAACCGGCGCGTTTGGGTCCTGATGGAGGTCATGGGTGCGCAGACACGCGTGGCCGTCGGGGCGGATCAGCTGCGGGCTGTTTGA
- a CDS encoding fumarylacetoacetate hydrolase family protein — protein sequence MNYALTPAKQAYLDITGSDEKFPVRRIYCIGKNYTAHVIEMGGVVERDPPVIFQKPNDAIVRNGGEIPYPVFTNNLHYEGEMVVALKSGGHHIATKDASSHIFGYAVGLDMTRRDHQANALELGLPWEVTKAFDRSAPVGPVTRVEDCGVLTSGTIRLSVNGKTKQEADMSLMIWKTDEIIAKLSEQYELKAGDIIMTGTPAGVGAVVSGDVIDVHVDGLEDLRVTIGGPAA from the coding sequence ATGAATTATGCACTGACGCCTGCAAAACAGGCTTATCTTGACATTACGGGAAGTGACGAAAAGTTTCCTGTCCGCCGTATTTACTGCATCGGAAAGAACTATACGGCCCATGTCATCGAAATGGGTGGTGTGGTCGAGCGCGACCCGCCGGTTATTTTCCAGAAACCGAATGATGCGATCGTGCGCAATGGCGGTGAAATCCCCTACCCCGTGTTCACCAACAATCTTCATTATGAAGGCGAAATGGTTGTGGCGCTCAAATCTGGCGGGCACCATATTGCCACCAAAGACGCATCCAGCCACATCTTTGGCTATGCTGTCGGGCTGGATATGACCCGGCGCGACCATCAGGCCAATGCGCTTGAACTCGGGTTGCCCTGGGAAGTTACCAAAGCGTTTGACCGGTCTGCGCCCGTTGGCCCGGTCACCCGGGTTGAGGATTGCGGCGTTCTGACAAGCGGCACCATCCGCCTGTCGGTAAATGGCAAGACCAAGCAGGAAGCCGATATGTCGCTGATGATCTGGAAAACCGATGAGATTATCGCCAAACTATCCGAACAATATGAACTGAAGGCTGGCGACATCATCATGACCGGAACGCCGGCTGGTGTTGGCGCCGTGGTGAGCGGTGATGTCATTGACGTTCATGTTGACGGGCTGGAGGATTTGCGTGTGACCATCGGTGGCCCCGCCGCATGA
- a CDS encoding ABC transporter permease produces the protein MLTYAFFAVFTAGAGFISINGTAGWLNLASELGIIAIPVGLLMISGEFDLSIGSTVGAASMIVALGTNHFGLPIWPVIFLALAAGMFIGLCNGLAVVKTNLPSFIVTLSTNFIVIGATMGFSRLLANVTSSSIVTTDSAKFVFAARWGQANISILWWAIAALIGYWVLSRTVFGNWIYATGGNLQAARGAGVPVERVKISLFIGAGFAAAFVGILQGVQWNSGNSTYGMGYVFQVPIVVVIGGILLSGGYGSVMGIVLGTSLFGVISTGIFYTGWNTDWIQLFLGVLLGIAVLANNYVRRLALTARRES, from the coding sequence GTGCTGACATATGCCTTTTTTGCAGTATTTACGGCGGGGGCGGGCTTTATATCAATCAACGGAACGGCGGGATGGCTGAATTTGGCCTCAGAACTGGGGATCATAGCCATTCCCGTCGGTCTGTTGATGATATCGGGCGAGTTCGATCTTTCAATCGGCTCGACCGTTGGCGCCGCTTCGATGATTGTGGCGCTTGGGACCAACCATTTTGGCCTTCCGATCTGGCCGGTCATATTCCTGGCCTTGGCGGCGGGTATGTTTATCGGTTTGTGCAATGGCCTGGCTGTGGTGAAAACCAACCTGCCGTCCTTTATCGTAACCCTGTCCACCAATTTCATTGTAATCGGCGCAACGATGGGGTTTTCGCGCCTTCTCGCAAATGTCACATCAAGTTCGATTGTAACAACAGACAGCGCAAAATTTGTTTTCGCGGCACGTTGGGGGCAGGCCAACATCTCTATCCTGTGGTGGGCCATTGCCGCATTGATCGGCTATTGGGTGCTTTCACGCACGGTGTTTGGCAACTGGATTTATGCAACCGGTGGCAACTTGCAAGCCGCACGCGGCGCGGGGGTTCCAGTGGAACGGGTTAAGATCAGCTTGTTTATCGGCGCCGGGTTTGCAGCCGCCTTTGTTGGTATTTTGCAGGGCGTTCAGTGGAATTCCGGAAATTCCACTTACGGCATGGGCTATGTCTTTCAGGTTCCCATCGTCGTCGTCATTGGCGGAATACTCTTGTCGGGTGGCTACGGCAGCGTGATGGGGATCGTGCTGGGAACGTCCTTGTTCGGCGTAATCTCTACCGGAATTTTCTACACGGGTTGGAATACCGACTGGATACAGCTGTTCCTTGGGGTGCTGCTTGGCATTGCCGTTCTTGCAAACAACTATGTGCGCCGCCTTGCATTAACCGCCCGCCGGGAGAGCTGA
- a CDS encoding NAD(P)-dependent oxidoreductase, protein MTHNLGIIGTGRMGTAFAKRLVETGHKVTVWNRSPDRTAAAVAAGANAVRDIEALAGCDMILTSLTDYSAVSAAVERLVATGIKGRLLVEMSTLLPAEQVALASKVTTAGGAFVDCPVGGTVGPALKGQLLGMAGGDAAAFAQAKPVLDALCRRVEHLGPAGSGARMKLAVNLPLAAYWQALGEALTLLAGAGISAEMAISLMADSSAGPTVLKNRAQVVIDTLNGTDQPGTFDIAGLAKDLRLAMALAAAENATLPMAEAIAPVYANALAEGLGGFDGASLSRHVVERR, encoded by the coding sequence ATGACACATAATCTTGGAATTATCGGCACTGGCCGTATGGGAACCGCATTCGCAAAGCGACTAGTTGAAACGGGCCACAAAGTTACCGTGTGGAACCGCAGCCCGGACAGGACAGCCGCCGCCGTCGCGGCTGGCGCAAACGCGGTGCGCGATATCGAGGCGCTGGCAGGCTGCGACATGATCCTGACATCGCTGACAGATTATTCTGCTGTTTCGGCGGCTGTTGAGCGGCTTGTTGCAACCGGCATAAAGGGCCGCCTGCTGGTTGAAATGTCAACGCTTCTGCCCGCCGAGCAGGTTGCACTGGCAAGCAAGGTCACAACAGCCGGTGGCGCATTTGTAGACTGCCCGGTGGGTGGCACTGTCGGCCCCGCGCTCAAAGGGCAACTCCTTGGCATGGCGGGCGGTGATGCGGCGGCATTCGCGCAAGCCAAACCCGTGCTTGATGCGCTGTGCCGCCGCGTGGAACATCTGGGCCCGGCAGGATCGGGCGCCCGAATGAAACTGGCGGTGAACCTGCCGCTGGCCGCCTATTGGCAGGCCCTGGGCGAAGCGCTGACGCTTCTTGCGGGCGCGGGCATATCGGCTGAGATGGCAATCAGCCTGATGGCTGACAGTTCAGCAGGGCCGACGGTTCTGAAAAACCGCGCGCAAGTGGTTATTGATACATTGAACGGCACCGACCAGCCCGGCACATTCGACATTGCGGGCCTCGCCAAGGACCTGCGCCTGGCGATGGCGCTTGCAGCAGCTGAGAACGCCACATTGCCTATGGCTGAAGCAATCGCGCCGGTTTACGCAAATGCGCTTGCCGAAGGTCTGGGCGGGTTTGACGGTGCGAGCCTGTCCAGACATGTGGTCGAGCGCAGATGA
- a CDS encoding RraA family protein yields MTLAAELAAIGTATIGEAWPNACILDRPPRPLAPEMIVAGPALTVRCRPGDNLALHRAIASSSDEGEVLVVDYGGSVESGPFGEIMAVACLMRGIAGLIIHGAVRDSAQIVDLGFPVFAQGLNIRGTEKRDGGALRLPVSMGNALIQPGDMIVADSDGIVVLQAQDSAAALSAAQARLGKEAKILARLRAGETTMQILGLPHLERNS; encoded by the coding sequence ATGACACTGGCCGCCGAACTTGCCGCAATCGGAACAGCGACCATAGGCGAAGCCTGGCCGAATGCCTGCATTCTGGACAGGCCGCCGCGCCCCCTGGCCCCTGAAATGATTGTGGCAGGCCCGGCGCTTACCGTGCGCTGCCGCCCGGGTGACAACCTTGCGCTACATCGCGCAATTGCCTCATCCTCTGATGAGGGTGAAGTGCTTGTCGTTGACTATGGCGGCAGTGTCGAGTCCGGCCCCTTTGGCGAGATCATGGCAGTCGCCTGCCTGATGCGCGGAATTGCCGGGCTCATCATTCACGGCGCCGTGCGCGACAGTGCGCAGATTGTCGACCTGGGCTTCCCGGTTTTTGCGCAGGGTCTGAACATTCGCGGCACCGAAAAACGCGATGGCGGCGCTTTGCGATTGCCTGTTTCAATGGGCAATGCGCTCATTCAACCAGGTGATATGATTGTTGCCGACAGCGATGGTATTGTCGTGCTGCAAGCCCAGGATTCTGCCGCCGCCTTGTCGGCCGCTCAGGCCCGCCTGGGCAAAGAGGCCAAGATATTGGCGCGGCTGCGTGCCGGTGAAACGACGATGCAAATTCTTGGGCTACCACATTTGGAGCGAAATTCATGA
- the dmeF gene encoding CDF family Co(II)/Ni(II) efflux transporter DmeF — MSAHPDTAAPHDHVFLGENHARNERRTWAVIALTATVMVVEIVAGTIYGSMALLADGWHMSTHASALLITALAYRYARRHARNPRFTFGTGKLGDLAAFGSATVLAIVALLIGWESIVRLRSPVPISYDEAIFVAILGLVVNLASAWLLRDDHSHHHGHQHHDHAHDHDAPAARAGHRDNNLRAAYLHVLADALISVLAIAALLAGRSYGWVWLDPVIGIVGALVILRWSWGLLRDSGAVLLDYLPAREELPSEVRAAIESEHDKIVDLHVWQLGPGHHGAIISILSSDPKPVAAYRAQLADLHELAHVTIEVQRRAA; from the coding sequence ATGAGCGCACACCCCGACACTGCCGCACCACACGATCACGTCTTCCTTGGTGAGAACCACGCCCGCAACGAGCGCCGCACATGGGCCGTGATCGCGCTGACCGCAACCGTAATGGTTGTGGAAATCGTCGCGGGCACGATCTACGGGTCTATGGCGCTGCTTGCCGACGGCTGGCACATGTCCACCCATGCCTCGGCGCTTCTCATCACGGCGCTCGCCTATCGCTATGCGCGCCGACATGCGCGCAACCCGCGCTTCACCTTCGGAACCGGCAAGCTTGGCGATCTGGCAGCCTTTGGCAGTGCCACCGTCCTTGCCATCGTCGCCCTGCTGATCGGCTGGGAAAGCATCGTGCGGCTGCGCAGTCCGGTCCCGATCAGCTATGACGAGGCGATTTTCGTGGCCATCCTCGGCCTTGTTGTGAACCTCGCCAGCGCATGGCTGCTCAGGGACGATCACAGCCACCACCACGGCCATCAGCACCACGACCACGCGCATGATCACGATGCGCCCGCCGCCCGCGCCGGGCACCGCGACAACAATCTGCGCGCCGCCTATCTGCATGTTCTGGCCGATGCGCTTATCTCCGTCCTTGCCATTGCAGCGCTTCTGGCGGGTCGCAGCTACGGCTGGGTCTGGCTCGACCCGGTGATCGGCATCGTCGGTGCGCTTGTCATCCTGCGCTGGTCCTGGGGCCTGCTGCGTGACAGCGGCGCGGTCCTGCTCGACTATCTGCCCGCGCGCGAGGAGCTTCCCTCCGAAGTGCGTGCTGCCATTGAAAGCGAGCATGACAAAATCGTCGATCTGCATGTGTGGCAACTCGGACCGGGCCATCACGGAGCTATCATCTCGATCCTGAGTTCCGACCCGAAGCCCGTCGCAGCCTACAGGGCGCAACTCGCAGACCTGCACGAACTCGCGCATGTCACGATCGAGGTCCAGCGCAGAGCGGCCTGA
- a CDS encoding sugar ABC transporter substrate-binding protein encodes MKLISKFTRAIGLAAVAVTIGTATPAAAQDEGPIIVVSGPLSWPFFAAVKQGFDDAAELFGIEYQYIAVTDTANMTSDYPRLLQQAISRNPRMLLVGEFFPDGMDPLIREATAAGIPVLIHNSGQTMWEDNGSIGFVGEDPYQMGYKAGQIQADAGVTTGLCFNQVPGNPTVEERCNGYVAAMEEAGLATIYQTIGTGDATNPQAMTQAIKGTLQANPEIDGIYTLNAVPAMSALRAVEEVGRAGEVMIGTADLSNEVLLAIQSGDIAFAMDQQPYLQGFMSIQIASQFLEYGLQPIGHIKTGPLVIDASNVEQTLEVNRAHAGVRGAD; translated from the coding sequence ATGAAGCTGATAAGCAAGTTTACCCGGGCGATTGGGTTGGCAGCTGTGGCGGTTACAATCGGAACCGCGACGCCTGCAGCTGCGCAAGACGAAGGCCCGATCATCGTGGTCAGCGGCCCGCTATCATGGCCATTTTTTGCAGCGGTAAAGCAGGGCTTTGATGATGCTGCGGAATTATTCGGAATCGAATACCAATATATTGCCGTGACCGATACGGCCAATATGACAAGCGATTATCCGCGTCTTTTGCAGCAGGCAATTAGCCGCAACCCGCGAATGCTTCTGGTTGGCGAGTTTTTTCCCGACGGGATGGACCCATTGATCAGAGAGGCCACTGCGGCGGGCATTCCGGTTCTGATCCATAATTCCGGTCAGACAATGTGGGAAGATAACGGTTCAATTGGCTTTGTTGGCGAAGATCCCTATCAGATGGGATACAAGGCCGGCCAAATCCAGGCGGATGCGGGTGTAACAACGGGGCTATGCTTCAATCAGGTGCCTGGAAACCCAACCGTGGAAGAAAGATGCAACGGGTATGTCGCCGCAATGGAAGAAGCTGGCCTTGCCACCATCTATCAAACCATCGGCACGGGTGATGCCACAAACCCGCAGGCCATGACGCAAGCGATCAAGGGGACGCTTCAGGCCAACCCCGAGATTGACGGAATTTACACTTTGAACGCCGTGCCGGCGATGAGTGCGCTGCGCGCTGTTGAAGAGGTCGGGCGTGCAGGTGAAGTGATGATTGGCACGGCCGATCTTTCAAACGAAGTTCTGCTTGCGATCCAGTCGGGTGATATTGCATTTGCGATGGACCAGCAGCCCTACTTGCAGGGCTTCATGTCGATCCAGATCGCATCACAATTCCTGGAATATGGATTGCAGCCGATCGGCCACATCAAGACCGGACCCCTGGTGATTGATGCGTCCAATGTCGAGCAAACGCTCGAAGTCAATCGGGCCCATGCAGGGGTTCGCGGCGCTGACTGA
- a CDS encoding SGNH/GDSL hydrolase family protein, giving the protein MRSLLCYGDSNTYGQTTAHRPDDRYPLDIRWPGIVRAALAGQWHVIEEGLSGRTTVSDDPIEGQDKNGRTYLRPCIMSHKPLDLVIIMLGTNDLKVRFNKTAGEIAMGVSALVSDIKSMPAGINGGTPEILIVAPPVIASDLKEWSGVFQGALEKSQSLAQELEQIAEAQAVHFFAAQLVVTSSPEDGFHLDVDGHRALGNAIVEEIQAIGWTDARN; this is encoded by the coding sequence ATGAGATCGCTACTTTGTTATGGAGATTCCAACACTTATGGGCAGACAACCGCGCACCGGCCGGATGATCGTTATCCTTTGGACATTCGCTGGCCCGGAATTGTGCGAGCCGCACTTGCTGGCCAATGGCACGTTATCGAGGAAGGCCTGAGCGGTCGGACCACCGTAAGTGACGACCCGATCGAGGGCCAGGACAAGAATGGGCGCACATATTTGCGCCCCTGCATCATGAGCCACAAGCCACTCGATCTGGTTATCATCATGTTGGGAACCAACGATCTCAAGGTAAGGTTCAATAAAACTGCCGGTGAAATTGCGATGGGGGTCAGCGCATTGGTTTCCGATATCAAATCCATGCCCGCCGGTATAAATGGGGGAACGCCAGAAATTCTTATTGTCGCGCCGCCGGTTATCGCTTCGGATCTGAAGGAATGGTCGGGCGTGTTTCAGGGGGCGCTCGAAAAGTCACAATCCTTGGCGCAGGAACTGGAACAAATTGCAGAGGCGCAAGCTGTTCATTTCTTTGCGGCACAACTTGTCGTAACGTCCAGCCCGGAAGATGGGTTTCATCTTGATGTTGATGGGCACCGCGCGTTGGGAAATGCTATTGTCGAGGAAATTCAAGCGATTGGTTGGACCGATGCGCGCAATTAA
- a CDS encoding fumarylacetoacetate hydrolase family protein → MSILSDLDPGGLYIGRIWRSGIGPCVVAARNGRLADITSLKAPTVRDVFELDNPADYLRNCDGVDLGAIEDIVFLPANDSNDNTYLLAPCDLQAIKACGVTFARSMIERVIEERASGDPAQAETIRLKVASAIGENLHNIVPGSPEAAAVKKALIAEGLWSQYLEVGIGPDAEVFTKAQVMSSVGANADIGLHPSSVWNNPEPEIVLAVASTGKIVGATLGNDVNLRDIEGRSALLLGKAKDNNASCSIGPMIRLFDSTFSLADIRRAELTLRITGPEGFVLEGRSDMREISRDPEDLVRQTIGRHHQYPDGFMLFLGTLFAPTQDRDQPGSGFTHKVGDIVEIASAGFGTLRNTVRLSTECSEWVFGASHLLRNLAARNLV, encoded by the coding sequence ATGTCAATTTTGTCAGATCTGGATCCGGGCGGCCTTTACATTGGCCGAATTTGGCGTTCGGGCATCGGTCCATGTGTGGTTGCCGCGCGTAACGGTCGATTGGCCGATATCACGAGCCTCAAAGCGCCAACCGTCAGAGATGTTTTTGAACTCGATAACCCTGCGGATTACCTGCGCAATTGTGATGGGGTCGATCTGGGTGCGATCGAGGACATTGTGTTTCTTCCGGCCAATGACAGCAACGACAACACATATTTGCTAGCACCTTGTGATTTGCAAGCGATCAAGGCATGTGGCGTTACCTTTGCCCGCTCGATGATCGAACGGGTCATCGAAGAGCGCGCTTCGGGTGACCCTGCACAGGCCGAAACGATCCGCTTGAAAGTCGCGTCGGCAATCGGTGAGAATTTGCACAATATTGTGCCAGGTTCACCAGAGGCGGCGGCTGTCAAAAAGGCCCTTATCGCCGAGGGGCTTTGGAGCCAGTATCTGGAAGTTGGCATTGGGCCGGATGCGGAAGTTTTTACAAAAGCCCAAGTCATGTCATCGGTGGGTGCCAATGCGGATATTGGTCTGCATCCATCATCTGTGTGGAACAATCCCGAACCCGAAATCGTGCTTGCGGTCGCGTCCACTGGCAAGATTGTCGGTGCGACCCTGGGTAACGATGTGAACTTGCGCGACATAGAAGGCCGGTCCGCGCTGCTGTTGGGCAAAGCCAAGGATAACAATGCCTCGTGTTCCATCGGGCCGATGATCCGTCTGTTCGACAGCACGTTTTCGCTGGCAGATATTCGACGCGCCGAATTGACCTTGCGCATTACGGGCCCGGAAGGATTCGTGCTTGAGGGGCGCTCTGACATGCGCGAAATCAGCCGCGATCCCGAGGATCTGGTGCGCCAGACTATCGGTCGCCACCATCAATATCCCGACGGGTTCATGCTGTTCTTGGGAACATTGTTCGCGCCCACGCAAGACAGGGACCAACCGGGAAGCGGATTTACCCATAAAGTTGGTGACATCGTCGAAATCGCGTCTGCCGGCTTTGGCACATTGCGCAATACCGTTCGGCTTTCAACAGAGTGTTCGGAATGGGTATTTGGCGCCAGCCATCTTTTGCGGAACCTGGCCGCCCGGAACCTTGTTTAA
- a CDS encoding ATP-binding cassette domain-containing protein, whose protein sequence is MTNALMELVNVDKSFGSTKALSNVSMKIEPGKILCLLGDNGAGKSTLIKILSGIHQPTRGAMKFEGVEMKFSSPREARQRGIATVHQDVGSIPLMSVGRNFFLGAECVRGRWPFRQIDTKQANLIAIEQMRKFGITRISDGRQLVGTMSGGERQVLSIGRAMYFGAKILILDEPTSALGVKEAAMVLKMMLIARESGVGIVFITHNARHAMTVGDNFCVLIQGRVAASFARGAKTREEVLNLMAGGEDISELEQSLGIGD, encoded by the coding sequence ATGACAAACGCGCTTATGGAACTGGTAAATGTTGATAAGTCCTTCGGCTCTACAAAGGCGCTCAGCAATGTTTCAATGAAGATAGAGCCCGGAAAAATCCTGTGCCTGCTTGGGGATAATGGAGCCGGAAAATCAACGCTTATCAAAATCCTGTCCGGTATTCACCAGCCGACACGCGGCGCAATGAAGTTTGAAGGCGTGGAAATGAAGTTTTCCAGCCCGCGTGAGGCGCGCCAACGCGGAATCGCCACCGTGCATCAAGACGTCGGCTCTATTCCCCTGATGAGCGTGGGGCGTAACTTTTTTCTGGGTGCGGAATGCGTTCGTGGCAGATGGCCGTTTCGCCAGATCGACACGAAACAGGCAAATCTGATTGCGATTGAGCAAATGCGAAAATTCGGGATAACCCGGATTTCTGATGGTCGGCAACTGGTTGGCACAATGTCGGGCGGCGAGAGGCAGGTTCTGTCGATCGGGCGCGCCATGTATTTTGGGGCCAAGATACTTATCCTTGATGAACCCACATCGGCATTGGGCGTCAAGGAAGCGGCGATGGTTCTGAAAATGATGCTTATCGCGCGCGAAAGCGGCGTGGGAATCGTGTTCATTACCCATAACGCGCGCCATGCCATGACAGTAGGAGACAATTTTTGCGTGCTAATTCAGGGGCGCGTCGCGGCATCATTTGCGCGTGGCGCGAAAACGCGTGAGGAAGTGCTGAACTTGATGGCGGGTGGTGAAGACATTTCCGAGCTAGAGCAAAGCCTGGGCATCGGTGACTAG
- a CDS encoding sulfite exporter TauE/SafE family protein: protein MTDPANLVTLIAALALAGAAIGFLAGLFGIGGGAISVPVFYEVFGLLGHAPDVAMPLAVGTSLAVIIPTSINSARGHYLRGTVDMNLLRIWALPVLAGVLFGSYIASFAAPWLFQVIFILVASLNAIKLLSGGSGWRLAESLPGKGILRIYGAAIGLISALMGIGGGAVSNLMMTLHNVPIHRAVSTSAGVGLLIAIPGTFGYVAAGWGKPDLPGDALGYVSIATFLMTIPTTILTTRLGVRLAHNLTRRKLETAFGLFLLLVSLRFIFDLAG, encoded by the coding sequence ATGACCGACCCCGCCAATCTGGTAACACTCATCGCGGCCTTGGCCCTTGCCGGGGCCGCGATCGGCTTTTTGGCGGGCCTGTTCGGCATTGGCGGGGGGGCAATATCTGTCCCCGTCTTTTACGAGGTTTTCGGCCTGCTCGGCCATGCGCCCGACGTGGCCATGCCATTGGCGGTTGGCACGTCGCTGGCCGTGATCATCCCCACCTCGATCAATTCCGCACGGGGTCACTATCTGCGCGGCACTGTTGATATGAACCTGCTGCGTATTTGGGCGCTTCCTGTTCTGGCGGGCGTGCTTTTTGGTTCATATATCGCAAGCTTCGCGGCACCCTGGCTGTTCCAGGTCATCTTCATTCTCGTGGCCAGCCTGAACGCGATCAAGCTGCTTTCAGGCGGGAGCGGCTGGAGGTTGGCCGAGTCATTGCCCGGCAAGGGAATTTTGCGCATCTATGGCGCCGCAATCGGCCTGATCTCGGCCCTGATGGGCATTGGCGGCGGCGCGGTCTCGAACCTCATGATGACACTGCACAATGTTCCGATTCACCGCGCGGTATCAACGTCGGCGGGTGTTGGATTGCTCATCGCCATCCCCGGAACATTTGGCTATGTCGCCGCAGGCTGGGGCAAGCCAGATTTGCCTGGCGATGCACTTGGCTATGTATCGATTGCAACTTTTCTCATGACAATCCCCACCACGATTTTGACCACACGGCTGGGCGTGCGTTTGGCGCATAACCTGACCCGCCGAAAACTGGAAACTGCTTTCGGACTGTTCCTTTTGCTTGTGTCGCTCAGGTTCATTTTTGATCTGGCCGGATAG